Genomic window (Primulina eburnea isolate SZY01 chromosome 8, ASM2296580v1, whole genome shotgun sequence):
CATAAATATTTCCTGAAGTCAATGTTTCCGAAAAAAGAGAAAGATGAAAGGTGGATACAAGATGCTCACAATAAGAAGTTCATTGACTGGTTTCGTGCAAAGGTTAGGTGGATAAATCTGCTTTATGCATTTTGCGGTGAACAGTTTGGAGCAAGTATTTTAATCACCCTATTCTAATTGTATAAATGTCAGGTGGATGCTGAAATAGATAGCTGCAATGGTGGAACGACATCAACATTGACATGGCTGGCTCATGGTCCACGTGGGCAAGTCATTAAGTATAGCAGTTACGTGATAAATGGCAATTTATACCAAACAAAGGCACGGGATGATGAGAGAGTTTGCCAAAACAGTGGGGTTTCTCTAGTTGCTAACACCATGCTTGTCTGTAGTGCCAAAGATAAGAATCCCTTGATGACTGATGTGACTTTCTATGGAGTGATTGAAGAAATATGGGAGTTGGACTATCATCAATTTCAAGTTCCTCTTTTCAAGTGTGCGTGGGTTGCAAATGACAAAGGAGTTATCAAAAATGATGAATGTGGATTCACCTTGGTCAATATGAACAAAATAGGGCACAAGAATGACTCATTTGTCCTTGCAAGTCAAGTCAATCAAGTCTTTTATATTGATGACCCATTACAAAAAGGGTGGTCAATTGTACTCCCTGTGCCAAATCGATGTTACGAGGGAGATGATGATGGTTGGACTAGTATTCCTGATTCTCGACCAATTGATGATGTTGATACTCATTGTATTCCGGCTCATGAAAGTTACTTTAGATCAGAAACTGAGGGTGGCTGGGAAACGAACAAGAAAAAATGATGTGTTTCACTTTCATGTCATGTTTTTTGTTATGCTATAAACATAACATTATTGCTATTATTTATGTCATGTTTATTATTTATGTCAGGTTTCTACAAGTCatgtttattatttatgttattattgtttgtgttattatttatttcatgtttatacatgtcttattagaattattgtttatgttattttaATGGTTAATGTTATTGTGTAGGTTTTAACATTTGTGTCATTAATGTAAATATGTAGAAAAAGGCTCAATGGGTCGTAAAAAAAAGGGCACAAATGCTACAGTTGAGATGATACAAGGAGTACATGATGATAAGCTAAAGGAAGTTACTAATGCAGAGCACCCTATACTTACTGATGAAGAAGAACATCCTGTAGATGTGCAGAGGAACAAGCGAGGCCCTACGTTGATGGGTAAACTAATTGCTACTGCCAGATGGGGGAAAAAAGCAAAGATTGATTATGATGACATGGGGCGGCCAACATACAATGCAAATGGAAGGGCTTTACAATCATACATTGGTTCTATTGCTAGAGCCATGGTGCCAATCAGTATAAAGTCATGGCCTGAAGTTCCAGAAaccataaaacaaaaactgtggGAAGAGATTTCGGTAAGTACAAGCTTCAATTCGAATTTACAATCATACTTGCACCTCAAAATAATCTTTTTTGTTGCAGAATGTCTTTGAACTAGCGCCTCCCACACCTCGAACCCTTCCATAGTGTTCTTGGCTTCCTAAGGCAGCGGTTAACACGTCATTCATTCCAGAAGATTTGAACTCTCCTTTGCCTTTCTTTTCCAACAATTCATCCTACAATTGGAGACATGACAAATCAATTCACAATCTACAGTGTTATTTATCTAGGCAATATGGCGAttgaataaaactaaacattTACAATTTTTTCAGCTACTTCGGATGTCTCCGAACATGTTATGTTGCCGGATTTGTCTTCTCGAGCTTTACGCCAAAGCACAGATCTATCAACTTCCTCATCTTCAGCAACCAATTTTTTGTTCCGCTACAATTTTAAAACTCATATGTTTAATAACATGAAGAACATGCTAAAAATTACAAACATATTGCTCTGTTTCTTACCAGTTCAGCCTCCAATCCGATGTAACCCTTGCGAGACATTCTGTGGTGATATTTACAATGCATGGtccgttgtttttgtttttcatgAGTAACCTGCATCATTATGTTGGCTCAGTTAAGTATTGAATTTAATACATTCGTGAGGAAACATATCAATTATTAAAGTACCTCCCATGATGGATCCAGTCTCGCATCCACAAATTCTTTCCAATCCGCTAGTGGAAGTTGATACTGACTTGGTGGAGAAATCAACTTTTCAGGATTATCTTTGTTCGGCCAAACAAATCTACTAGTCAATTTGTTTTTGAAATCTCTCCACTTCTGAGATGCTGAATTCATCACAGCATACTGACTTTCAGGCGCTAGTTCAAAGACATTCTGCAACAAAAAAGATTATTTTGAGGTGCAAGTATGATTGTAAATTCGAATTGAAGCTTGTACTTACCGAAATCTCTTCccacagtttttgttttatggtTTCTGGAACTTCAGGCCATGACTTTATACTGATTGGCACCATGGCTCTTGCAATAGAACCAATGTATGATTGTAAAGCCCTTCCATTTGCATTGTATGCTGGCCGCCCCATGTCATCATAATCAATCTTTGCTTTTTCCCCCATCTGGCAGTAGCAATTAGTTTACCCATCAACGTAGGGCCTCGCTTGTTCCTCTGCACATCTACAAGATGTTCTTCTTCATCAGTAAGTATAGGGTGCTCTGCATTAGTAACTTCCTTTAGCTTATCATCATGTACTCCTTGTATCATCTCAACTGTAGCATTTGTGCCCTTTTTTTTACGACCCATTGAGCCTTTTTCTACATATTTACATTAATGACACAAATGTTAAAACCTACACAATAACATTAACCATtaaaataacataaacaataattctaataagacatgtataaacatgaaataaataataacacaaacaataataacataaataataaacatGACTTGTAGAAACCTGACATAAATAATAAACATGACATAAATAATAGCAATAAGGTTATGTTTATAGCATAACAAAAAACATGACATGAAAGTGAAACACATCATTTTTTCTTGTTCGTTTCCCAGCCACCCTCAGTTTCTGATCTAAAGTAACTTTCATGAGCCGGAATACAATGAGTATCAACATCATCAATTGGTCGAGAATCAGGAATACTAGTCCAACCATCATCATCTCCCTCGTAACATCGATTTGGCAGAGGGAGTACAATTGACCACCCTTTTTGTAATGGGTCATCAATATAAAAGACTTGATTGACTTGACTTGCAAGGACAAATGAGTCATTCTTGTGCCCTATTTTGTTCATATTGACCAAGGTGAATCCACATTCATCATTGTGGATAACTCCTTTGTCATTTGCAACCCACGCACACTTGAAAAGAAGAACTTGAAATTGATGATAGTCCAACTCCCATATTTCTTCAATCACTCCATAGAAAGTCACATCAGTCATCAAGGGATTCTTATCTTTGGCACTACAGACAAGCATGGTGGTAGCAACTAGAGAAACCCCACTGTTTTGGCAAACTCTCTCATCATCCCGTGCCTTTGTTTGGTATAAATTGTCATTTATCACGTAACTGCTATACTTAATGACTTTCCCACGTGGACCATGAGCCAGCCATGTCAATGTTGATGTCGTTCCACCATTGCAGCTATCTATTTCAGCATCCACCTGACATTTATACAATTAGAATAGGGTGATTAAAATACTTGCTCCAAACTGTTCACCGCAAAATGCATAAAGCAGATTTATCCACCTAACCTTTGCACGAAACCAGTCAATGAACTTCTTATTGTGAGCATCTTGTATCCACCTTTCATCTTTCTCTTTTTTCGGAAACATTGACTTCAGGAAATATTTATGTTCACTGTGGAAATATTTATATAGCAATTTGTGTTGGATATTAAATATTGACAATCACATGGGTGCAGAATTATAGAATAATGCAATACACTTACATAACGTATGGAGATACTTCTTCTGTATTTTCCAGCACAGTCAAATGTGCTTGTTGAAGGTCAACTTGTGGCACTACAATTGGTGTTTTGCAGGCTACAATGTTTGATTTGGGATCAAGATTTGATTGAGGCAACCCAATAGGATCAAGGTCATTTAGGTATTCCGAACAAAACTCAATTGCTTCTTTGGCTGAATATCTCTGCACAATGCAACCTTTAGGATGTTTACGACTGCCTACATAACTCTTAAGCACCTTCATGGATCTTTCGAACGGGTACATCCACCGGAAGTACACTGGTCCACATAATCGAACTTCTCGAACAAGATGAACTGTTAAGTGAAGCATGACATCGAAGAAAGAAGGGGGGAAATACTGCTCCAATAAGTAGAGTGTAACAACCAAGTCAGATTGCAGCTTATCTAACTTGGCTACATCTATCACCTTGCAACAAATATCTTTGAAGAAGAAGCAtagtgtaaggaccgtgtatcgtattatcgtaaatcttatgttgattatcgataattaatgaaattgtcatggattaggtatttgatgtatatcgtgacaatggaattgagaatgaatattggatatgaattgacgttgtaagagctcgattggaggccggacgccaaaaatagtacaaaaataaaacatttgtACAGTAcgagtggcgcccgggcggtagaaaattaccgcccgagcgccagggtataTGAAGGCATGTTCTTGGACAGAActtgccgcgcccgagcggtaatttgcaaccgctcgagcgcggtgcaTTTGAGGGCCGGGGGCAGAACTTCTCGcactcgggcgcgagaattctaccgcccgagcgcgactaAGATGAGGATAAGAATTGAAATTTCGTTCTTTCTTTCGTCAATTGTTTTCAGAGAGTTCGAGAAGGAACGAGAGATTCCGATTTTCTTTCTtccaaatcgacttcgaaacgctgtccaaacgcgaaacaaattatatatttgtgatcgtcgcgtcgagggcttctgattgaggtaattttcttgtgattccagcagctttaaatatcaggatgctggaatagcatgtatttgaagttgaatttctgatatgtagtagaataaccgacaggAAACttgtattcgaagtcggaattaaattatgatatgattttgatttgatatgaatttttgaagtttcaaatgatatttgaaactcatattaatgattttggagtatgttattgattgaaatgagtatgtaattgatgtagataaagcgttatatcaatatcttcgggctacatcaattggaatcgaagaattgaggtatgttgcgaccgggtaacatacgacaggtatctgtattttatgatatatgttggattgatttgattgattggattggaatacgtgtctatatgcctatttgttgatttgatgtggcatacatgacattgagatttgagtatcgatgtacaaaataaatgttttgttaacacacatcattttatgcatacatcgatacatgacatgcacgttgagctattatccttggataccctgatatgattggattggattccggggtttgtgaacacaatcgctatgcgggtattatatgacccgtaaagcatagacaattgtggccccatatgattggatatgagatgtgggattgatggcgcttcgtcgacgctatcatatgtgtattcccatatcggccggtgtgccagctcgagcattgatttgatttgatagcgattcgattgattctggcatgtgctcagtggatgggcatttgacctgatacctccacgacatacatgcattgcataccatatatcattgtttagatatctgtggtatatatgattggttgttccatacggagctttgctcacccccaaggggggctgttgttgtctttgtgtgtggacaatggcaggtactccaggatatcaggaggccaGAGAGGGCACTTCTGGAGGAAGCCACAGCTTCGGCTGAGGTttttgtttatgtcttgttcccagtatatatgtatatgtatctatataccggggcatgtcccgaggatatgagttgtttgtatatgattggttttgatttcgtgtgggcatgttttatgatttgagattaaatactatttttagtattataaatctagaagagatattttgggctcgtcgtaaagaaattttaaacccgttttccgctgtgattaattaaatcctaatctgattgcattgtaataacgattaggagctaagggccccacacataGTCTTATAATGGCATATCTAACATGTTTTGGTAATGCATCACGTATGAGTATTGGAAGGAAATGCTGCATTAGAACATGACAATCATGAGATTTCAAGCCAATCAATTTCAACTCAGACAAGGACACAAGATTTTTCAGGTTCGATGAGAAACCTTCTGGGACTTTTATATCCATTATCGACTGACAAACTTGTAACTTTTCTTTTTTTGTGAATGAGCATGCAGCAGGAGGAAGATATGTTCTTTTTTCACCAAATTTAGGTGCCAATTCAGGCCTAACTCCCATTTGAACCATGTCCAACCTAGCTACCACATTGTCCTTGGTTTTTCCTTTAACATTCATCAAAGTATTAATGAGAGATTCGAAGACATTTTTCTCTATGTGCATCACATCGAGACAATGCCTAACATGCAGGTGTTTCCAATAAGGAAGAttgaaaaaaattgattttttcttCCAACATTTTCTGAAATCTGTTGATCCAAAATCTTTTTCTTCTTTACTATCTTCCAAATTATTGTCCTTTGCATTCTTTCTCTTTTTACCTTTCACAATAATCTTCTTTCCGAAAACACACCTTATATCAGAAAGCTTGTCAAACAAAGCAACCCCAGATAATGGTGTAGATGATTCTCCATGTTCTTCCATACCATCGAACTCTTTCATTTGCCTCCGATATGGATGAAACCGTGGTAGGAATCGTCTATGACCAACAAATGACATTTTCTTCCCATTTTCCAAATGCTTTGCACAAGTATCTTCTTTGCATACTGGACATGCATAATAACCATGTGTAGTGCATTCACTAAGGTTACCATAGGCTGGAAAGTCATTGATGGTCCATAGTAAGACTGCTTTAAGAGTGAAAAATTGTCTACGATAAGCATCATAGACACCATCAACTCCATCCCACAATTGTTGCAAATCTTCAACTAACACATCAAGATAGACATCTATATCGTTTCCTGGCTGTTTAGGCCTTGAAATGAGCATAGTTAGCATGATGAATTTTCTCTTCATACACATGTTTGGAGGCAGATTGTAGGTGACCAACATAATTGGCCAGCAACTGTACCGACTACTAAGGTTGCTATAAGGATTAATGCCATCAGCTGCAAGTGCAAGGCGAAGATTTCTTGGTTCACTTTCAAAGTCGGGCCACATATGATCCACCAACTTCCAAGATGGTGAATCAGCTGGATGACGTAACTGACCGGGAACTCCTGTGGTTTCTGCATGCCATGTTAAATTTTTCGAGGTATGTAGAGATTTAAACATGCGCTTAAATCTTGGTATGGGAGGGAAATACCACAACACCTTTGCAGGAACACCTTTCTTCTCAACGTTCTTCTTGTTTAGCTTCCACCGTGACAAGCAACATTTAGGGCAGTTTACGCAGTCTTTATATTGCTTCCTATAAAGAATGCAATCATTGGAACAAGCATGAATTTTTTCATGACTCAACGCCAAACAACTCAATGTCTTTTTTACATCATACATTTTGGTTGGCAGGTTGTGATTATCTGGTAGCATATCCCCAAAATCCATTAGTAGATCGGAAAATAGAGCGTCACTCGTCCCATGCTTTGCTTTGGTGTTGTATAGTTTCACAATTGCACTCAACTTTGTGTAACGCTTACAACCACTATACAAAGGTTTCTCTGCTTCCTCCAAAAATTCCATAAACGCTTCTGGATTTTCTGTATAGTTATCATATGCTGCCTCACACATATTAGTGGTTTCAAAGTGTCCGTGATAGTTACCAATTGGCTCCTTGTTCGTGCTCCAATTTACTTTGTCACTTTCAGCAGACTCACCGTGCCAAATCCAATTCACATAATTTTGACTAAAACCATGGAAATAAAGATGCTCTCGAATGGACTTAGCTGGtctttttttaagatttttacatTTGCAACAAGGGCAATGAATTAAATTGGGGTCAATATGGGGATTCTCTAAACAACCTCTGATAAACAGTTCCACACCCTCCTCGTACTGTTTTGACCTTCCATCCGAGTGAATCCAAGATTTATCCATTTCAATACAGCAAAATACCagaaatatataacaatgaatttgATCTAAACCtgaaaatattacatttaataatgtcattttcaatttaatttgttgagcgcaaaaaaaaaaacgaaaggACTATTGATTAACAAACAAAAGAAGACTACACAGATGCATATAAgttagaaaaacaaaaaaaaatcgacGGAGACAATGACTAACAAGaaataaaatgataatttaGTGCTTAGTGGAAAAGTAAGAATGAGAAAAGATGTGGTAATTGCTAAAGTTTGAATTCCGCTCGGTTCCTTTTAAAAGTCTACTTGTTCATTCTTATAGCTTCTAAATCCAAACAACCAGAATATTAAAACTTGCAATCAATTTTTTCACCAAAAGCTGAAGTTCCAAAAATCTGGTAAGAGTAAAAATGAAAGAAGATGGAATCAAAGGGAAGCAGGTACAGGAAGTGTTCTTTAAAGCAAATAATCTAATTAGGTAGCATTTGCTAATCCCcttcaaaaatgaatattcaaCAAAAACTTATGGTCATAGTAGAAAAACATTGCAATGGGATGTCACGGAAGCAGATAAGTAGCATATTATTATATCAAGTAATATGTGACTGCAAATCAACAAAACAATTATAATCATGGTGATAACAGGTAACTGCATTAAAAACCTTAAATATTACAGGACAAATTCAAAGCACATGACTATGATTCAGCTCAGAAACGTATAACCATTTCAGTTGAGGGGCAATAGCCAATAAGATAAAGAAAAGATTTCAAAGCAAGACCGTACCCAAAATAAAAttgataaaaacaaacaaaaaaaaggcCAAATACCAACGCATGTAAAATCAACTCAGCTGGTTAAAAATTATCGCACCGCAGGtaacataaaattataaatctTAAAGCAAGTAGGTACTGTTACAGAAAACGTATGTGAAAACATGAATGCCAAATCAAAACCAGTACAGACTTCAAATCACAGATTAATTGGAAAAAAGATAATCAGGGACGGAATAACTAGACTtacggtggtggtggtggtggtggtggtgtttTGCTTCTATCTCGGTGAGTTGAACGGCGGTGGTGTTGGCGGTTCGAAGCGAGAATGGCGGTGAGTGGAAAATGTGGCGCGTTAATGAGCTCGTCTATGAATATAATCGATATAactcagcgacggtttttacaaaatccgtcgctaatagcgacggcttttgaaataccgtcgctaatagcgacagaGTTTTTAACAACCGTCGCCGACGAGATCGGCGAATCGGCGACggttcaaaaaccgtcgcaaaatgtcAACACTCACCAAATGTTCAGCGCGGTTCATCTTATTACTTCGGCATTAacttatttttcttcttttttacttcatcaacattgaaataccgaagtaaaatataataataaaaaatagtgaagcccgtgtttttaaacatccgaagtaaaatatattattttacttcgcttgtgttattacctaagttattggtaatgtattacttcgtaaATTATTATTGCCGAAGTAACGTCTGGCGAagtaaaatttcatttttcacaTAGTGGAGGTGCTGGATTTACTGGACCACAAATTTTGTGAAGTACATTATACCAACTGTTTTATTCTTCCAATTTTGCCTTAAAAATGTGATGTAAATATAACTATTGAGTTTAATAgtagttttaataattatttttacttCTTCCAAACTGCAAGCCCCTTCTCTTTTATCCATGATCGTACATGTAAATTGTGTAAAGCAGTTGAATGTTATAAACTGCTTTACGTGTTTTAATTATTATTCCTTTTAAAACATGAAAAATCAAATTGGAAATACATAAGGAGCCGAGGGGCTGCAGAAAGATCTCATTCAAAATCACTCTTGATTTTGTGCTTATTAATTTTCATACGAGCTTCaaataatagttttttttttattttacaaataTGCTCTGCGTAGACGCATCGGgttagggatgtaaacgatccaaaccaaaccaaacagtatcaggcttgagcttggtttgtttaaaactgtttgaggctcgagctcgagctcgattcgagcttttattatcaggctcgagcttggtttgtattgaaattactgagctcgttaaaagctcgagctcgagctcgagttcggctcgttaaaagctcgtttagcatgttaatcaagccgggctcgagctcggctcgttaaaagctcgtttagcatgttaatcaagccagactcgagcttgattaattaatagctcgtttaacATGTTTAACAAGCCTGACTGGAGCTCGTCTCGTTTTCGAGCCCGATAAACATAGATTGAGATCGAATTTGAGTTTGAATCGagcttgttaaaaattaaatatatctataaaataattttaaatcatacataaaaatgtaaattcattcataaataaccaaaacgGCACAAAtaagagcaaaaaaaaaaaacataaataagtatattattgaacattccaaaatcatgtttgcgAGCCacctgcaaaaaaaaaaaaaaaaacataaataagtatattattgaacattccaaaatcatgtttgcgagcc
Coding sequences:
- the LOC140838986 gene encoding uncharacterized protein; translation: MNSASQKWRDFKNKLTSRFVWPNKDNPEKLISPPSQYQLPLADWKEFVDARLDPSWEVTHEKQKQRTMHCKYHHRMSRKGYIGLEAELRNKKLVAEDEEVDRSVLWRKAREDKSGNITCSETSEVAEKIVNV
- the LOC140838987 gene encoding uncharacterized protein, with the translated sequence MDKSWIHSDGRSKQYEEGVELFIRGCLENPHIDPNLIHCPCCKCKNLKKRPAKSIREHLYFHGFSQNYVNWIWHGESAESDKVNWSTNKEPIGNYHGHFETTNMCEAAYDNYTENPEAFMEFLEEAEKPLYSGCKRYTKLSAIVKLYNTKAKHGTSDALFSDLLMDFGDMLPDNHNLPTKMYDVKKTLSCLALSHEKIHACSNDCILYRKQYKDCVNCPKCCLSRWKLNKKNVEKKGVPAKVLWYFPPIPRFKRMFKSLHTSKNLTWHAETTGVPGQLRHPADSPSWKLVDHMWPDFESEPRNLRLALAADGINPYSNLSSRYSCWPIMLVTYNLPPNMCMKRKFIMLTMLISRPKQPGNDIDVYLDVLVEDLQQLWDGVDGVYDAYRRQFFTLKAVLLWTINDFPAYGNLSECTTHGYYACPVCKEDTCAKHLENGKKMSFVGHRRFLPRFHPYRRQMKEFDGMEEHGESSTPLSGVALFDKLSDIRCVFGKKIIVKGKKRKNAKDNNLEDSKEEKDFGSTDFRKCWKKKSIFFNLPYWKHLHVRHCLDVMHIEKNVFESLINTLMNVKGKTKDNVVARLDMVQMGVRPELAPKFGEKRTYLPPAACSFTKKEKLQVCQSIMDIKVPEGFSSNLKNLVSLSELKLIGLKSHDCHVLMQHFLPILIRDALPKHVIDVAKLDKLQSDLVVTLYLLEQYFPPSFFDVMLHLTVHLVREVRLCGPVYFRWMYPFERSMKVLKSYVGSRKHPKGCIVQRYSAKEAIEFCSEYLNDLDPIGLPQSNLDPKSNIVACKTPIVVPQVDLQQAHLTVLENTEEVSPYVIEHKYFLKSMFPKKEKDERWIQDAHNKKFIDWFRAKVDAEIDSCNGGTTSTLTWLAHGPRGKVIKYSSYVINDNLYQTKARDDERVCQNSGVSLVATTMLVCSAKDKNPLMTDVTFYGVIEEIWELDYHQFQVLLFKCAWVANDKGVIHNDECGFTLVNMNKIGHKNDSFVLASQVNQVFYIDDPLQKGWSIVLPLPNRCYEGDDDGWTSIPDSRPIDDVDTHCIPAHESYFRSETEGGWETNKKK